From a single Candoia aspera isolate rCanAsp1 chromosome 10, rCanAsp1.hap2, whole genome shotgun sequence genomic region:
- the ZBTB8OS gene encoding protein archease isoform X1, with product MASDKRDYDLTEEQKVTKAKYPSIQKKYEYLDHTADVQLHAWGDTLEEAFEQCAMAMFGYMTDTETVEPLDTVEVEAEGHDMLSLLFHFLDEWLYKFSANEFFIPREVKVLHIDRIGFRIRSIGWGEEFSLTKHPQGTEVKAITYSAMQVYEEEKPEVFVIIDI from the exons ATGGCAAGTGACAAAAGGGACTATGATTTGACAGAAGAGCAGAAAGTTACAAAAGCAAAATATCCTTCCATCCAGAAGAAATATGAAT ATCTGGATCATACTGCTGATGTGCA GTTGCATGCCTGGGGTGATACCTTGGAAGAGGCATTTGAACAGTGTGCTATGGCCATGTTTGGGTACATGACAGACACAGAGACGGTTGAACCTCTTGACACCGTAGAGGTGGAAGCAGAAG GACATGATATGCTatctcttctctttcatttcctcGATGAGTGGCTCTATAAATTCAGCGCTAATGAGTTTTTCATTCCCAGA GAAGTGAAAGTGCTTCACATTGATCGGATAGGTTTCAGGATACGATCTATTGG GTGGGGAGAAGAGTTCTCTTTGACAAAGCATCCCCAG GGGACAGAAGTCAAAGCAATAACCTATTCAGCAATGCAGGTCTATGAAGAAGAAAAGCCAGAGGTTTTTGTCATAATTGATATTTAA
- the ZBTB8OS gene encoding protein archease isoform X2 → MLHAWGDTLEEAFEQCAMAMFGYMTDTETVEPLDTVEVEAEGHDMLSLLFHFLDEWLYKFSANEFFIPREVKVLHIDRIGFRIRSIGWGEEFSLTKHPQGTEVKAITYSAMQVYEEEKPEVFVIIDI, encoded by the exons AT GTTGCATGCCTGGGGTGATACCTTGGAAGAGGCATTTGAACAGTGTGCTATGGCCATGTTTGGGTACATGACAGACACAGAGACGGTTGAACCTCTTGACACCGTAGAGGTGGAAGCAGAAG GACATGATATGCTatctcttctctttcatttcctcGATGAGTGGCTCTATAAATTCAGCGCTAATGAGTTTTTCATTCCCAGA GAAGTGAAAGTGCTTCACATTGATCGGATAGGTTTCAGGATACGATCTATTGG GTGGGGAGAAGAGTTCTCTTTGACAAAGCATCCCCAG GGGACAGAAGTCAAAGCAATAACCTATTCAGCAATGCAGGTCTATGAAGAAGAAAAGCCAGAGGTTTTTGTCATAATTGATATTTAA